Proteins co-encoded in one Paracrocinitomix mangrovi genomic window:
- a CDS encoding 3-oxoadipyl-CoA thiolase, which produces MKDVFIVDAVRTAIGNFGGTLSPVRTDDLGALVMKELVARNSNLDPKDIEDVIFGCANQAGEDNRNVARMSLLLAGLPWTIGGETVNRLCSSGMASTINAARAIQTGNGDIYISGGVEHMTRGPWVISKVSKPFGRDAEMHDSSFGWRFVNPKMQEIYGTDGMGNTAENLVEMYNISREDQDLFAYNSQMKAAKAQASGRLAEEIIPVSIPRRKQDPLIFDQDEFIKPTTTLEILSNLRPAFKKEGGSVTAGNASGLNDGAVALLVASEDAVKANNFKPMARIVSAAVAGVEPRIMGIGPVYASQKALARAGLTFDDMDIIEINEAFAAQVLACTREMGIADDDPRINPNGGGIAIGHPLGMTGGRILQTAAIELQKTGKRYALVTMCIGVGQGYATVIERV; this is translated from the coding sequence ATGAAAGATGTCTTTATTGTTGATGCTGTAAGAACGGCAATTGGAAACTTTGGTGGAACCCTATCCCCTGTTCGTACAGATGATTTGGGAGCACTTGTAATGAAAGAGTTGGTTGCCAGAAATTCAAACCTGGATCCTAAAGACATTGAAGACGTAATTTTTGGTTGTGCCAACCAAGCCGGTGAAGACAATAGAAATGTTGCCAGAATGAGCTTATTATTAGCCGGATTACCATGGACGATTGGTGGTGAAACGGTAAATAGATTATGTTCTTCAGGAATGGCTTCAACTATTAATGCAGCAAGAGCTATTCAAACAGGAAATGGAGACATTTATATTTCTGGTGGTGTTGAACATATGACAAGAGGTCCCTGGGTTATTTCTAAAGTGTCTAAACCATTTGGTAGAGATGCAGAAATGCATGACTCAAGCTTTGGATGGAGATTTGTCAATCCAAAAATGCAAGAGATTTATGGCACTGACGGAATGGGAAATACGGCAGAAAATCTAGTGGAGATGTATAACATTTCAAGAGAGGACCAGGATTTGTTTGCATACAACAGTCAAATGAAAGCTGCAAAAGCACAAGCTTCTGGTAGATTAGCAGAAGAGATTATCCCGGTTAGTATTCCAAGAAGAAAACAAGATCCACTAATTTTTGATCAGGACGAATTCATTAAGCCAACTACAACTTTAGAAATATTAAGCAATTTAAGACCTGCTTTTAAGAAAGAAGGAGGATCAGTAACGGCTGGTAACGCATCAGGCCTAAACGACGGAGCTGTTGCTCTACTCGTGGCCTCAGAAGATGCTGTTAAAGCAAACAACTTTAAGCCAATGGCAAGAATAGTATCGGCGGCAGTTGCAGGCGTTGAACCAAGAATAATGGGAATAGGACCAGTTTATGCTTCCCAAAAAGCATTAGCCAGAGCAGGATTAACTTTTGATGACATGGACATCATTGAGATCAATGAAGCATTTGCTGCTCAGGTTTTAGCTTGTACAAGAGAAATGGGAATTGCAGATGATGATCCTAGAATCAACCCTAATGGAGGAGGAATTGCTATTGGGCATCCACTTGGAATGACAGGAGGAAGAATTCTTCAAACAGCTGCAATTGAATTACAGAAAACTGGAAAGAGATATGCCTTAGTTACCATGTGTATTGGTGTTGGACAAGGTTACGCTACTGTAATTGAAAGAGTTTAA
- a CDS encoding Rossmann-like and DUF2520 domain-containing protein, with protein sequence MIKSINIIGSGNVAHYFGQQLKNKVLIKNVFSRDLKHAKKLAEKIGALPVSNLMDLDQNVDLNIICVSDKGILEVCNSLNKSIAAVHTSGMTDLKAFDGFSHYGVIYPLQTMSKKNLPSKDMVPIFIESNVIDFEHKLLDLSKNTLGEEIKVLSSAKRSKMHLAAVFANNFVNYMLRVSGNIAAENELDFEVLLPLVQQTIKNAAEIGAEDSQTGPAIRKDEETINKHLALLKDEDRKRLYQLISELISKGKA encoded by the coding sequence ATGATAAAATCAATAAACATAATAGGTTCAGGAAATGTAGCTCATTATTTTGGGCAACAGCTTAAGAATAAAGTTCTTATAAAAAATGTGTTTTCTAGAGATTTAAAACACGCAAAAAAATTAGCCGAGAAAATAGGAGCATTACCTGTGAGTAATTTGATGGATCTTGATCAAAATGTGGATCTTAATATCATATGTGTATCAGATAAAGGGATATTGGAGGTTTGTAATTCACTAAATAAAAGTATAGCTGCAGTGCATACGTCAGGAATGACAGACTTAAAAGCATTTGATGGCTTTAGTCATTATGGTGTTATTTATCCATTGCAAACTATGAGCAAAAAGAATTTGCCTAGTAAAGATATGGTGCCAATCTTTATTGAATCAAATGTCATAGATTTTGAACATAAGCTTTTGGATTTATCTAAGAATACACTTGGGGAAGAAATAAAGGTTCTAAGTTCTGCTAAAAGAAGTAAGATGCATTTGGCAGCTGTATTTGCAAATAATTTTGTGAATTACATGTTACGTGTTTCAGGTAATATAGCTGCTGAAAATGAATTGGATTTTGAAGTACTATTGCCTTTGGTACAACAAACCATTAAAAATGCAGCTGAGATAGGAGCAGAGGATTCACAAACAGGTCCAGCTATCCGGAAAGATGAAGAAACTATCAATAAACATTTGGCCTTATTGAAAGATGAGGACAGGAAACGACTTTATCAATTAATAAGTGAATTGATATCTAAGGGGAAAGCTTAA
- a CDS encoding glycosyltransferase family 39 protein translates to MLSKIDDKKIIAVLMTIQLILCGLAINSFPIALDEPFSIFWSQQDLHELNVMFQSENNPPLHFYLLHFWIKLFGVGPVAVRSLSLIFSVLSIPVLFYLGKKLQGRMVGVLAVLFFIFSSFNHYHAVEARTYSLFVLLSLLAFNDLYDFIFKSEKRYLRLAIWNGLLLYTHYLGGFVVVCEVVVFFILFKNLSVKKIGYLVLSGLISAVIYIPGILLLFKRLEHFNDQGTWVPEPEITELYGNILRFLNNSIVAMILLLGLVVLFVINRKNTIQKLPDFLKNKQFVFAITTFLVPYLGMYIVSVIFQPIFLDRYLLFTTPFLFLSLAMVICFLFTNWSKKAYLLLFTVPFIITCNYFPDNDREGDEIAKYVASVKDESNSVIVISPPFYDLTFMYHYKPENFADYKRFKETELNENVYPVYSLNEISGDLRGKQLIYVDANSKFLFPEQQLKKEIESRFKWKEGREFKGEYEVHVYE, encoded by the coding sequence ATGCTTAGTAAAATTGATGATAAGAAAATAATTGCTGTGTTGATGACAATCCAGCTTATTCTTTGTGGTTTAGCCATTAATTCATTTCCAATTGCATTAGATGAGCCATTTTCAATTTTCTGGTCTCAACAGGACTTGCATGAGCTAAATGTCATGTTCCAAAGCGAGAACAATCCACCACTACATTTTTATTTACTTCATTTTTGGATTAAATTATTTGGTGTTGGACCAGTTGCTGTGCGGTCACTTTCATTAATCTTTAGTGTATTAAGTATTCCGGTGCTCTTTTACCTAGGTAAGAAATTACAGGGACGTATGGTTGGAGTACTAGCTGTTCTATTTTTTATTTTCTCTTCTTTTAATCATTATCATGCTGTTGAAGCTAGAACTTATTCCCTATTTGTTCTATTGTCTCTTTTAGCATTTAATGATTTATATGATTTCATTTTTAAGAGTGAAAAAAGGTATTTAAGATTGGCAATTTGGAATGGTTTGTTGCTTTACACTCATTATTTGGGTGGTTTTGTAGTTGTTTGTGAGGTTGTGGTCTTCTTCATCTTATTTAAGAACTTAAGTGTCAAAAAAATAGGTTATTTGGTCTTGTCAGGATTGATTTCTGCTGTTATTTACATACCCGGAATTTTACTACTGTTTAAGAGACTAGAGCATTTTAATGATCAGGGAACATGGGTTCCAGAACCTGAGATTACTGAACTATATGGAAATATATTAAGGTTTTTAAACAATTCAATTGTGGCAATGATATTATTGCTAGGCCTCGTTGTATTGTTTGTGATCAACAGAAAAAATACAATTCAAAAACTTCCTGACTTTTTGAAAAACAAACAGTTTGTATTTGCTATTACTACTTTTCTGGTACCTTATTTGGGAATGTATATTGTTTCTGTGATTTTTCAACCGATATTTTTGGATAGATACTTGCTTTTTACAACTCCGTTTCTTTTTCTGTCGTTAGCAATGGTGATTTGTTTTCTGTTTACGAATTGGTCTAAAAAAGCTTATTTATTGCTATTTACTGTGCCTTTTATAATTACATGCAACTATTTTCCTGACAATGATAGAGAAGGAGATGAGATAGCAAAATATGTGGCATCTGTAAAAGATGAAAGTAATTCGGTAATTGTCATTTCTCCTCCGTTTTATGACCTTACGTTTATGTATCACTACAAACCTGAGAATTTTGCTGATTACAAAAGATTCAAGGAAACAGAATTAAATGAAAATGTTTATCCCGTATATAGCTTAAATGAAATTTCAGGAGATTTAAGAGGAAAACAGTTGATTTATGTAGATGCCAATTCTAAATTTCTTTTTCCCGAACAGCAATTGAAGAAAGAAATTGAATCCAGATTTAAGTGGAAAGAAGGACGAGAATTTAAAGGTGAGTATGAGGTTCATGTTTATGAATAA